One window of the Pseudomonadota bacterium genome contains the following:
- the rpsD gene encoding 30S ribosomal protein S4, whose amino-acid sequence MSRYVGPSCRLCRREAIKLFLKGERCYTEKCAIEKRNYPPGVHVETRGKFLEYGLRLREKQKVRKIYGLSEKQFKRFFVMAERKKGITGTNLLVLLERRLDNMVYRLGFATSRKEARQVVSHNHITVNGRRVSTPSYLVKEGDEIAVRNKDLLSVKNALESVVRRGVPSWIDLDKENMKGVLKLLPVREDITMPIKEQLIVEYYSR is encoded by the coding sequence TAAACTTTTTCTTAAGGGGGAGAGATGCTATACAGAGAAGTGTGCGATAGAGAAAAGAAATTATCCACCAGGTGTGCACGTTGAGACAAGAGGAAAGTTCCTTGAATATGGTTTACGTTTAAGGGAAAAACAGAAGGTAAGGAAGATTTATGGCCTCAGTGAAAAACAGTTCAAGAGATTTTTTGTTATGGCAGAAAGAAAGAAGGGGATAACGGGTACAAACCTTCTTGTGTTGTTAGAGAGAAGGTTAGACAATATGGTATATAGATTAGGGTTTGCTACTTCCCGGAAGGAAGCAAGGCAGGTTGTGTCGCATAATCACATCACTGTGAATGGCAGGAGAGTAAGCACGCCGTCATATCTTGTAAAGGAAGGGGACGAAATAGCTGTGAGGAATAAAGACCTTTTATCCGTGAAAAACGCCCTCGAATCAGTGGTACGGAGAGGGGTACCTTCCTGGATAGATCTGGACAAGGAGAATATGAAAGGCGTGTTGAAGCTATTGCCTGTGAGAGAAGACATAACAATGCCCATTAAAGAACAACTCATAGTAGAATATTATTCAAGATAG